In one Lachnospiraceae bacterium GAM79 genomic region, the following are encoded:
- a CDS encoding response regulator transcription factor encodes MINILVVEDEKPIANLIKMSLTKAGYSCTCIYDGLAAADILEENPFDLVLLDIMLPGASGYDVLEYIKPLKIPVIFITAKNSLNDRVMGLKMGAEDYIVKPFEIVELLARIEVVLRRYNKLNTTIAIRDLMIDTVAMSVTKNGREIPLTNKEYELLLLFAQNPGVALYRETIYERIWGGDYPCDSRTVALHVQRMRKKLGLEDCLKTINKIGYRLEI; translated from the coding sequence ATGATTAATATTTTAGTAGTTGAAGACGAAAAGCCAATCGCCAATCTGATCAAAATGAGTCTTACAAAGGCGGGATATTCCTGTACCTGTATCTATGACGGTCTGGCTGCAGCCGATATATTAGAGGAAAATCCGTTTGACCTGGTTCTGCTCGACATCATGCTTCCGGGTGCATCCGGTTATGATGTCCTTGAATATATCAAGCCGTTAAAAATCCCTGTAATCTTTATCACAGCAAAGAATTCCTTAAACGACCGTGTTATGGGTCTGAAGATGGGAGCCGAAGATTATATCGTGAAACCATTTGAGATTGTCGAGCTTCTTGCAAGGATCGAGGTTGTACTCCGGAGATATAATAAGCTGAATACAACGATTGCCATACGTGATCTGATGATCGATACTGTCGCAATGAGCGTTACCAAAAACGGCAGGGAGATTCCTCTGACAAACAAGGAATATGAACTGCTGCTGTTATTTGCACAGAATCCGGGCGTTGCCCTCTATCGTGAAACGATCTATGAACGTATCTGGGGCGGCGACTATCCATGCGACAGCCGCACAGTTGCGCTCCATGTTCAGCGTATGCGTAAAAAGCTCGGACTGGAG